One genomic region from Halorussus rarus encodes:
- a CDS encoding matrixin family metalloprotease yields the protein MVQERPGTTTAEPTTTSPPAPATSTSTADAETTVPATTGGTPTVTTTTRPPSTPPGTPSSGNPWGKRTVTVAVYNYANESRHVAPLVERTLEYWNENAARYGDYAVRFELTEGADADIHLEYVHRIAECGHERSNRSVGCAPVLESGTTADPFETVRIVASYSNESTLQIMRHEFGHVLGIEHGEEPMPTMRALSRYRHLARPNATERPVPWADPTLSVHVDASNVSSGSRDEVDAQIGHALRYFETGAEGSVPENVTFVRTENRTNADIRIAFHDDAFDCYGEETDEGSCGTSWGYNTDADAAFEYYSDWTIRLRGVDDDAVGWHVGYWLTEALGLTEDERPSPFRDATYRDRRDDWWESDG from the coding sequence ATGGTCCAAGAGCGACCCGGGACGACTACCGCCGAACCGACGACCACGTCGCCTCCCGCACCGGCGACGTCGACATCGACGGCGGACGCCGAGACGACGGTCCCGGCGACGACCGGCGGAACACCGACCGTGACGACGACCACCCGTCCACCGTCGACCCCACCGGGGACTCCCTCGTCGGGCAATCCCTGGGGGAAGAGGACGGTCACCGTCGCGGTCTACAACTACGCGAACGAGTCGCGGCACGTCGCGCCGCTCGTCGAACGAACCCTGGAGTACTGGAACGAGAACGCCGCCCGGTACGGCGACTACGCGGTGCGGTTCGAGCTCACCGAGGGTGCTGACGCCGACATCCACCTGGAGTACGTCCACCGGATCGCCGAGTGCGGTCACGAGCGGAGCAACCGTTCCGTCGGATGCGCGCCCGTGCTGGAGTCGGGAACGACCGCTGACCCGTTCGAGACCGTCCGGATCGTCGCGAGCTACTCGAACGAATCGACCCTCCAGATCATGAGACACGAGTTCGGCCACGTCCTCGGCATCGAACACGGCGAGGAGCCGATGCCGACGATGCGGGCGCTCAGCCGGTACCGGCACCTCGCCCGGCCGAACGCGACCGAGCGACCGGTCCCGTGGGCCGACCCGACGCTGTCGGTCCACGTCGACGCGAGCAACGTCTCGTCGGGTTCGCGCGACGAGGTGGACGCCCAGATCGGACACGCGCTGCGCTACTTCGAGACCGGCGCCGAGGGCAGCGTCCCGGAGAACGTCACGTTCGTCCGGACCGAGAACCGGACGAACGCGGACATCCGAATCGCGTTCCACGACGACGCCTTCGACTGCTACGGCGAGGAGACTGACGAGGGGTCCTGCGGGACGTCGTGGGGGTACAACACCGACGCGGACGCCGCCTTCGAGTACTACTCGGACTGGACGATTCGGCTCCGGGGCGTCGACGACGACGCGGTCGGCTGGCACGTCGGATACTGGCTGACCGAGGCGCTGGGGCTCACCGAGGACGAGCGTCCGTCGCCGTTTCGAGACGCGACCTACCGCGACCGCCGCGACGACTGGTGGGAGAGCGACGGATAG
- a CDS encoding DUF7115 domain-containing protein — MDVPGIVQSQLDGEQVAAHVSLGSEDGLYVTRTRTLIYHADGLLSDESVEEYPHEAERIEISEGRRKSAVELDYGIDGEAKFKVPSNRLYEALHPVLAGVLNAAGVTGPDETVKQTYQFSELTLVITSDRVVKHVGAAVWDEDYEEFHFDDVTALDVEEGSVSSQIIIESDGRPQRIKTPSDQTREVRERIERALLDHHGLSSYEEFARQHADPEDHAEAERDPDEATEPANENDPLAGGGVDPIDANPPELDEDGAIIEEETSVTTGERGDAERSTAGEQSAAAESGDATAQAAAATAGATEETANDGTNSTSVATTEAGASDAAATDDASADAAATDDEPADTSAGDDAERSADADEAPLTAGDAGSVDAGEDAGSATDKSASSSGFADSGFEPASSSVETDDTDEQLAALTEAVERQNELLAEQQRTLEQLIEELSRGR, encoded by the coding sequence ATGGACGTTCCCGGAATCGTGCAGTCCCAGCTCGACGGCGAACAGGTCGCGGCCCACGTCTCGCTCGGCAGCGAGGACGGCCTCTACGTCACCCGGACCCGGACGCTCATCTACCACGCCGACGGGCTGCTGAGCGACGAGTCGGTCGAGGAGTACCCCCACGAGGCCGAACGCATCGAGATCTCGGAGGGGCGCCGCAAGTCGGCGGTCGAGCTCGACTACGGCATCGACGGCGAGGCGAAGTTCAAGGTACCGAGCAACCGGCTGTACGAGGCGCTCCACCCCGTGCTGGCGGGCGTGCTCAACGCCGCCGGCGTGACCGGCCCCGACGAGACGGTCAAGCAGACCTACCAGTTCAGCGAGCTCACGCTGGTCATCACCAGCGACCGCGTCGTCAAGCACGTCGGCGCCGCGGTCTGGGACGAGGACTACGAGGAGTTCCACTTCGACGACGTGACCGCCCTCGACGTCGAGGAGGGGAGCGTCTCCTCCCAGATCATCATCGAGAGCGACGGCCGGCCACAGCGCATCAAGACCCCGAGCGACCAGACCCGCGAGGTCCGCGAACGCATCGAGCGCGCGCTGCTCGACCACCACGGCCTGAGTTCCTACGAGGAGTTCGCCCGCCAGCACGCCGACCCCGAGGACCACGCCGAGGCCGAGCGCGACCCCGACGAGGCGACCGAGCCCGCCAACGAGAACGACCCGCTGGCCGGCGGCGGCGTCGACCCCATCGACGCCAACCCGCCGGAGCTCGACGAGGACGGCGCCATCATCGAGGAGGAGACCAGCGTGACCACCGGCGAGCGCGGCGACGCCGAGCGCTCGACCGCCGGCGAACAGTCGGCCGCCGCCGAGTCGGGCGATGCGACGGCGCAGGCCGCCGCCGCGACCGCGGGTGCGACCGAGGAGACCGCGAACGACGGGACGAACTCGACGAGCGTCGCGACGACCGAAGCCGGCGCGAGCGACGCCGCTGCGACTGACGACGCGTCGGCCGATGCTGCGGCGACCGATGACGAACCCGCCGACACGTCGGCGGGCGACGACGCCGAGCGGTCCGCCGACGCGGACGAGGCGCCCCTGACCGCCGGAGACGCCGGGTCCGTCGACGCCGGAGAGGACGCTGGGAGCGCGACCGACAAGTCGGCCTCGTCGAGCGGCTTCGCCGACTCGGGCTTCGAGCCCGCGAGCTCGTCGGTCGAGACCGACGACACCGACGAGCAGCTCGCCGCGCTGACCGAGGCGGTCGAGCGCCAGAACGAGCTGCTGGCCGAGCAGCAGCGCACGCTCGAACAGCTCATCGAGGAACTGAGCCGCGGTCGCTGA
- a CDS encoding DUF5830 family protein, translating into MADDEDPANGGRAGDSGGGRSAARAGGDREGADTGSDPDPVELGVELLSKLEHPELSVAEAVDRIETVTTHPATTRKILDEAEKRGVIEREDGIVKTTGGGYVSFQSEVVTKEGEFSCRRCGASISTGYFIKLDAGEHGAFGPECIRKVTGRD; encoded by the coding sequence ATGGCCGACGACGAGGACCCGGCGAACGGGGGTCGCGCCGGCGACTCCGGAGGTGGGCGCTCCGCTGCCAGGGCGGGGGGCGACCGCGAGGGGGCCGACACCGGCTCGGACCCCGACCCCGTCGAGCTGGGCGTCGAACTCCTCTCGAAGCTCGAACACCCGGAGCTGTCGGTCGCCGAGGCGGTCGACCGGATCGAGACCGTCACCACCCATCCCGCGACCACCCGGAAGATCCTCGACGAGGCCGAGAAGCGCGGCGTCATCGAGCGCGAGGACGGCATCGTGAAGACGACCGGCGGGGGCTACGTCAGCTTTCAGAGCGAGGTCGTCACGAAGGAGGGCGAGTTCTCGTGTCGGCGCTGCGGCGCGAGCATCTCGACGGGCTACTTCATAAAACTCGACGCCGGCGAACACGGCGCGTTCGGTCCCGAGTGCATCCGGAAGGTCACGGGGCGGGACTGA